From Hydra vulgaris chromosome 15, alternate assembly HydraT2T_AEP, one genomic window encodes:
- the LOC136092415 gene encoding uncharacterized protein LOC136092415, with amino-acid sequence MGEQVFWIGKDNIKEILKKTSLDKLSYYVDIQFLKDQKSSRLMTLGSKDIRYKTVNKDKKPLKSCNIKQLPQIDESTTDLELLSDISDVSTESNISFDLSQPGPSNAKQELRKGFVKDIFSSRDLVHVCTDLIVSSGGNVADFSVPHSTIWRAQKKSIRENAEQYKKNVKIATAKATFPIIAHFNGKIIEDITEGIKSKRDRFAVSVNIDGKMKLLGIPAIDRGTGQAQYDALVKILDEYGICDDVKGLCFDTTATNTGRLSGTNVRFSHKQNSILLELACRRHVYELHLKHFCERQCSGKTKSPENLMFKRFQLNWNDIKSKDTQSIATTFLEIHKLDAVKYCEIALKKNTFPRGDYKELLKLTLMYLCPERGFKIQA; translated from the coding sequence ATGGGGGAGCAGGTATTTTGGATTGGTAAAGATAATATTAaggaaatcttaaaaaaaacgaGCCTTGATAAACTTTCATACTATGTTGATatccaatttttaaaagaccAAAAGTCCAGTCGTTTAATGACTTTGGGGAGCAAAGACATAAGATATAAAACGGTAAATAAAGATAAGAAgcctttaaaaagttgtaatattaAACAGTTACCCCAAATAGACGAATCAACTACAGATCTTGAGCTTCTCTCAGATATCAGTGACGTGAGTACAGaatcaaatatttcttttgatttatCGCAACCCGGCCCAAGTAACGCAAAACAAGAGTTAAGGAAAggttttgttaaagatattttttcatcaagaGATCTAGTGCATGTATGTACGGATTTAATCGTAAGTTCAGGCGGAAATGTGGCTGATTTTTCAGTGCCTCATTCAACTATTTGGCGAgctcaaaaaaaatctattcgGGAAAATGCTGAACAAtataagaaaaatgtaaaaattgctACCGCTAAAGCTACTTTTCCCATAATAGCAcattttaatggaaaaattaTCGAAGACATCACAGAAggtataaaatcaaaaagagaTCGATTTGCGGTCTCGGTAAATATTGATGGTAAAATGAAGCTCCTTGGCATTCCAGCAATTGATCGTGGTACTGGACAAGCTCAATACGATGCTTTAGTTAAAATACTGGATGAGTATGGAATATGTGATGACGTGAAAGGATTATGTTTTGATACAACAGCTACAAATACAGGAAGACTTTCTGGTACAAATGTCAGGTTTAGTCATAAACAAAACTCAATTCTACTAGAGCTGGCTTGCAGGAGGCATGTTTATGAGTTACATCTAAAACACTTCTGTGAAAGACAGTGCAGTGGAAAAACTAAATCTCCAGAAAACCTAATGTTTAAACGGTTCCAATTAAACTGGAATGACATTAAAAGTAAAGACACTCAATCTATTGCTACCACTTTCTTAGAAATCCATAAACTCGATGCTGTAAAATATTGCGAGAttgctctaaaaaaaaacacttttcccAGAGGAGACTACAAGGAGTTATTGAAACTAACCCTAATGTACTTATGCCCTGAAAGAGGTTTTAAAATTCAAGCTTAG